The following are encoded in a window of Athene noctua chromosome 29, bAthNoc1.hap1.1, whole genome shotgun sequence genomic DNA:
- the LOC141971460 gene encoding putative PIP5K1A and PSMD4-like protein — protein sequence MASAGPESGGSSGSSGGLAGSSTFKKSLTPEMPGGSGQPGSQTIKKGHRGVDSTGETTYKKTTSSALKGAIQLGITHTVGSLSTKPERDVLMQDFYVVESIFFPSEGSNLTPAHHYNDFRFKTYAPVAFRYFRELFGIRPDDYLYSLCNEPLIELSNSGASGSLFYVSSDDEFIIKTVQHKEAEFLQKLLPGYYMNLNQNPRTLLPKFYGLYCVQAGGKNIRIVVMNNLLPRSVKMHLKYDLKGSTYKRRASQKEREKVFPTYKDLDFMQDIPDGLFLDSDMYNALCKTLQRDCLVLQSFKIMDYSLLVAIHNMDLAQREHALADGTSQADTRRPAAQKALYSTAMESIQGEARRGGTIETDDQMGGIPARNAKGERLLLYIGIIDVLQSYRFVKKLEHSWKALVHDGDTVSVHRPSFYAERFQRFMCNTAFKKIPLKPSPSKKSRSGTAVPRRSCQGGVPSQSHTSCETKAQVTTEADVEQGSHLGRPDLLPRTLPVDEANSDSIATTLSTSSLGSGGLNSPANRSVGVQVHKADSSAKDLTRTAPGIFLPSGSPGPSIPERSAELREQLEDLQETEISFHAPRRASPRKTARCDWSGALSQSPGVLFKRDPARSLRQKEAKMVLESTMVCVDNSEYMRNGDFLPTRLQAQQDAVNIVCHSKTRSNPENNVGLITLANNCEVLTTLTPDTGRILSKLHTVQPKGKITFCTGIRVAHLALKHRQGKNHKMRIIAFVGSPVEDNEKDLVKLAKRLKKEKVNVDIINFGEEEANTDKLTAFINTLNGKDGTGSHLVTVPPGPSLADALISSPILAGEGGAMLGLGASDFEFGVDPSTDPELALALRVSMEEQRQRQEEEARRAAAASAAEAGIAAAGGDDSDDALLKMTITQQEFGRAGLPDLSTMTEEEQIAYAMQMSLQGAEFAPAEAAEVDGGAAMDTSEPAKEEDDYDVMQDPEFLQSVLENLPGVDPNNEAIRNAMGSLASQAKDGKERKDEEKK from the exons GATCGTCTACATTCAAAAAATCACTCACCCCTGAG ATGCCGGGTGGTTCTGGGCAGCCAGGCTCACAGACGATAAAGAAAGGGCACAGAGGAGTGGACTCCACGGGCGAGACTACCTATAAAAAG ACGACATCATCTGCCTTGAAAGGTGCCATTCAGCTGGGCATTACACACACGGTCGGCAGCTTGAGCACCAAACCTGAAAGAGATGTTCTCATGCAAGATTTCTACGTAGtggaaagtattttcttcccAAG CGAAGGGAGTAACCTGACCCCAGCTCATCACTACAACGACTTTCGGTTCAAAACCTACGCCCCAGTGGCCTTTCGCTATTTCCGGGAGCTCTTTGGGATCCGACCGGACGACTACCTG TACTCGCTCTGCAACGAGCCGCTCATTGAACTTTCCAACTCCGGGGCCAGCGGGTCCCTCTTCTACGTGTCCAGTGACGATGAGTTCATCATCAAAACGGTCCAGCACAAGGAGGCTGAGTTCTTGCAGAAGCTGCTGCCTGGCTACTACATG AATTTGAACCAGAACCCAAGGACGCTGCTGCCAAAGTTTTATGGCCTGTACTGTGTCCAGGCCGGAGGCAAGAACATTCGCATCGTCGTGATGAACAACCTGCTGCCCCGCTCTGTCAAAATGCACCTGAAATACGACCTGAAGGGCTCCACCTACAAGCGCCGAGCGTCCCAGAAGGAGCGAGAGAAGGTTTTCCCGACCTACAAGGACTTGGATTTCATGCAGGACATCCCAGACGGGCTCTTCTTGGACTCAGACATGTATAACGCGCTCTGCAAGACGTTACAGAGGGACTGTTTG GTCCTGCAGAGCTTTAAAATCATGGATTACAGTTTGCTTGTTGCGATTCACAACATGGATCTGGCCCAGCGGGAGCACGCGCTGGCGGACGGGACGTCCCAGGCCGACACGCGGCGCCCCGCTGCCCAGAAGGCCCTTTACTCCACGGCCATGGAATCCATCCAGGGAGAGGCCCGGCGAGGTGGCACCATCGAAACAGATGACCA GATGGGAGGCATCCCAGCCCGCAACGCCAAGGGGGAGAGGCTGCTGCTCTACATCGGCATCATCGACGTCCTGCAGTCCTACAG ATTTGTCAAGAAGCTGGAGCACTCCTGGAAGGCCCTTGTACACGATGGG GACACCGTTTCTGTGCACAGACCCAGCTTCTACGCCGAAAGGTTCCAGCGGTTCATGTGCAACACGGCGTTCAAGAAAATCCCCC TGAAGCCTTCCCCCTCTAAGAAGAGCCGCTCTGGCACGGCGGTTCCTCGGCGGAGCTGTCAGGGAGGAGTGCCTTCCCAGTCGCACACGTCGTGCGAGACAAAAGCACAAGTAACGACAGAGGCGGATGTAGAGCAAG GTTCCCACCTTGGTCGCCCAGATCTCCTGCCCAGGACCCTGCCCGTAGACGAAGCCAACAGCGACTCCATCGCCACAACCCTGTCCACGTCGTCCTTGGGCAGCGGCGGCCTCAACTCGCCCGCCAACAG GTCAGTGGGCGTACAAGTGCACAAAGCTGACAGCTCAGCAAAGGATTTGACTAGAACAGCTCCTGGCATCTTCCTGCCTAG CGGCTCCCCGGGGCCTTCCATACCCGAGCGCTCCGCAGAGCTGAGAGAGCAGCTCGAAGACCTGCAAGAGACGGAGATAAGCTTT catgccccgcgcCGCGCCTCACCTCGCAAGACGGCACGTTGCGATTGGTCCGGAGCTTTGAGCCAATCGCCGGGCGTCTTGTTTAAGCGGGATCCGGCCCGGTCTTTGAGGCAAAAGGAGGCGAAGATGGTTCTGGAGAGCACCATGGTGTG CGTTGACAACAGCGAGTACATGAGGAACGGAGACTTCCTCCCCACTCGCCTGCAGGCCCAGCAGGATGCTGTCAACATCGTGTGCCACTCGAAAACCCGGAGCAACCCCGAGAACAACGTGGGGCTCATCACCTTAGCCAA TAACTGTGAAGTGTTGACCACGCTCACTCCAGACACGGGCCGGATCCTTTCAAAGCTACACACGGTGCAGCCCAAAGGGAAAATCACCTTTTGCACGGGGATCAGAGTGGCTCAT CTGGCTTTAAAACATCGCCAGGGCAAGAACCACAAGATGCGAATCATCGCCTTCGTTGGGAGCCCTGTGGAGGACAACGAGAAAGAC CTGGTGAAGCTGGCCAAGCGCCTGAAGAAGGAGAAAGTCAACGTTGACATCATCAATTTTGGAGAAGAG GAAGCCAACACGGACAAGCTGACGGCCTTCATTAACACCCTGAACGGGAAGGACGGCACCGGCTCCCACCTGGTGACGGTGCCGCCGGGGCCGAGCCTGGCCGACGCCCTCATCAGCTCCCCGATCCTGGCCGGGGAGGGAGGCGCCATGTTGGGCCTCGGCGCCAGCGACTTCGAGTTCGGCGTGGACCCCAGCACGGACCCGGAGCTGGCGCTG GCCCTGCGGGTCTCCATGGAGGAGCAGAGGCagcggcaggaggaggaggccaGGAGGGCTGCGGCCGCCTCCGCGGCTGAGGCCGggatcgccgccgccggcggggacG ATTCGGACGACGCTCTGCTGAAGATGACGATAACCCAGCAGGAGttcggccgggccgggctgcccGACCTCAGCACCATGACGGAGGAGGAGCAGATCGCTTACGCCATGCAGATGTCGCTGCAGGGAGCGG agttcgcgccggcggaggcggcggaggTGGACGGCGGCGCCGCCATGGACACCTCGGAACCCGCCAAG GAGGAAGACGACTACGACGTGATGCAGGACCCCGAGTTCCTGCAGAGCGTCCTGGAGAACCTGCCGGGCGTGGACCCCAACAACGAGGCGATCCGCAACGCCATGGGCTCGCTGGCCTCGCAGGCCAAGGACGGCAAGGAGCGCAAGGACGAGGAGAAGAAGTga